The Neurospora crassa OR74A linkage group I, whole genome shotgun sequence genome segment ATACTCGCGACCCTCGGCCCTGGAGGGAACAGGCCATTCTCGACATCAACCCCGAGAACGTACTGACGACCAGAGAACTCCGCGTAACGAACGCCCAATTTCCCCGGTACCGAGACAAGTCTGCAGATATGGCAATCAAGAGACAACAGGTGAAGGACATGGGCATTTTGGTATGCCGCTACAGCTACGTCGAATACCGCCACGTCGATAAACCTCGCGAATGGTCATTTATTAGAGTGGAAGAAAATGAAGCAGATGAGGGATTTCGACTATCCGACGACGTACTGGTGAATGGCTGGCGTGGTGGTAAGGTTCCAGGAGGGTCGTTCCTGCCTGCGGGACAGgaacatggacatggacatgttCACAATGTTGACGATCTTACATCCACGCTTCCATCTTTGACAGCACGTGGCCCGAAACAAGTGCCTTCAGATCAGAAGTATACGGCCGGTGATACATTCGCCGGAGCCGGTGGTGCTTCACGAGGAATTACGGATGCTGGAGTCCATCTAGAGTTTTGCGTCGACAATTGGGAGCACGCGGTGGCGTCGTTAAATGCCAATTTCCAGGGTCAAGATACCACCACTTACGACATCGACATGCATAACTTCATTGTCAATAAAGAAATTCGACATCGCGTCGATATTCTACACTTGTCGCCTCCTTGTCAAGTATGGTCTCCGGCCCATACACGACCCGGCCAGAATGATGAGAGGAATCTCGCAATCCTCTTCTCCTGCACCCATTTAATCGAAAAGATCCGGCCTCGCCTCTTCACTGTCGAACAAACGTTCGGCATTTTACACCCTCGGCTCGATAATTTCTTTCAGAGCCTTGTCCATGGATTCACTGACCATGGCTACTCTGTCCGATGGAAGGTGGTGAACTTTTCTCATTACGGCCTACCTCAGCCTCGGAGGAGGTTGATAATGATTGGTGCTGGCCCAGGGGAGAAGCTGCCCCCATTTCCCTCACCAACTCATGGCAACGGTCTTAAGCCCGTAACCACAGCCCGGCAGGCTTTAGCAGCCATTgatgggagaaggagatACCCTCTGCATCAACCCTATTTACAGCCTTTCCCGACGCGCAAAGCACATTGGGATGGCGACAAGCCACTTCCCTATACGGTCACATGTGGTGCTGCCGAAAATTACCACTGGTCTGGCTTGCGTCAATTCACACCCCAGGAGTATGCCCTCTTACAAGGCTTTCCGATGCATCACAAATTCGCCGGAAACTATATCAAGAAACAGATCGGAAATGCATTCCCGCCGATCTTCGTCAAGTTGTTATATAAACATCTTGTCGAATGCTTAGATAAACGGGACAATATAATCCGTCAGGCACAGGCACGCACCGAAGAGGCCGCACCCTTTCAGACCCCGAGGAAACTAGTTGGAAGTGTCGGGCGCAATGAGGTTGGAAGTGTCGGGCGcaatgaggaggacgacggggAGGTTACCTTTTTGAGCAGCCGGAAACGACGACGCCAGTTCGCTGCCGTCGAAGTAATTGATAACAATAACCGCATTTCCACCCACCGAAGCAAGAGGGCGCGGCGGTTGGTAGGAAACACACCCCCCTGTCAACAAGCGGCAGCAGCTCAAGCAAAGCAAAAGACGATCATCGATCTAGATGAGGACATTTCCAACCTAGATTTGGACCAAGATCGAGACGATGACAGATCCGACACCGCAACCATACGTGAGTcctcagtagaggtagaagcCTCGCCGCGAGTGTCACCAGTACGACGACATCCGGCGGCACCACCTTCTTCacatctacctctaggccCCGCCGGCCTAACAAACCCAATTCAAGGAGGCCCAAGTACAAGTACAAGTACAAGGACGGGTTCAAAGGCCAGTAGTTCCTCCCAACAACAAACTCATCACAACAACATGCAAGGAGAAACAGTCCGGAGAAAGCTGTTCTTCGCAGTCCCACCATCCAGAACAGAACCCTTTAGCTCACCGAGCTCGACAAGCTCCACCTCGAGTTCCACTACAGCTTCTTCATCAGCGGCAGGATCGTCCAACGGCTCGAATTCTTCGAGTCCCGTAGTCAAGAAGGAAAACCAAAAGGggacgaggaaggagccAATGGAGCTTTTCGACGACTAAAGACTAAAGTCTTGATCCCCAAAGGTGCGAACCTGGAAGAGCTGTACCTTACCTCTCAACGAGGCTCTCGATACGGGGTTTTGGAAGTGATTATGCCTGGCCATGCACGACACACACGGTATGGTTGAGTAGCCAGCCTCCCGATAATATGCGGTTAActctatatagaagtacttgGGAATAATGAGGTTGGAAGCCAGGGCAAGTGTGAGGGATCACGTTGGGGAGATATTGCTTGAAGGTTTCACTACCATGTTTGTTAACTATAGAGCATCATGGATTCGTCGGAGTTTGCtactgttgctgctgggttATCCTCCGAGCCAGTATAAAACTGGTGCCTCTGATCTTGAAGGAGTTGGGCGGTACAAGTCTAGACCTGGTAGTCGAGAGCAGCTGAGGATTCAAGATCTGTGTCCCTACCAGGCAGTTTGAAAGCACTCGGAAGGGCCTTAGGTGTACTGAACCTGCTCTGTTTGCCTTTGCGACCACGAGGCACCGCTCAACATGGTGCTGGAGTAGACATTAACGGACAATACGCGCTGGGCTGGGAGTTGGTTGCTATGTCATCACATCCACGATCTCCCAGAAATAGAGCGCAGCAGATTTGGGTCATTGGACTTTACAGTATGAACTTTTCATCATATAGAATCTTCGGTTGCAAATCGGAGTGAACCACTCTTCAAGCGTTAGAAACCGGATGTACGTCAAGTGGGATAGACTAAATATACACAGGTCGAGCACAACGAATTGTAAAAAAATGGATTGTATGTATCACTCATCAGGGAGTGTCATCAAGAGTTGTCATCAAAGGATATCCCATCTGGGCTACAGCCCGTTTCTATGTTCCACTGATGGCCGTCCATAAGTAGATCTACCTACCTGATAGCTGCTGAAGGCCGATTATAACTACTTTATTGCTAAATTTACTTCCTCTGTTCAACTTTTCGCTACTTATTACCAACTGCTCCGTTGTGAACCTAACGCCGGTTTCTTTATTCCTCAAAGGCCCAGCCCTTGCAGAATGCTGACAACTCCATAGCCAAAACTAAATGCATTTACCCGACGAGGTTCAAGATGCTGAACCAATTATACCCCATGATTAAAATGCCGAGGTGCGGGAACGCGattactcctcctcgctaACGTCACTCTCCAATTCCTTCGCAAGTTCCGCCTCCATAGCAGCAATCTCGGCATCATCAATACCATCAGCGGCATTGGCCTGATTATTGACCGGCGCTGATTCTTGAACGTTCTCGAACTCTGCCTCCATATCGGACCCATCGTCGAAACTGAAGCGGTCAGGAGGAGGCAATGGGTTCTCGTGGTAGCTATTGGTCCTTGCTAATGCCGCTGGTTTGTTGATCGGGCTGGGTAGGGCCAAAGCATCCACCAtgtcctcgtcttcctcctcttcctcatcgtcgtcctcgtatCCGCCACCTTCTCCATCGGCGTCTTCATTGAACCGAGACTCGAACTCGGCGTCCATATTgacgtcctcttcctcgtccggGTTATAAGCGGCCGCAAACTCGGAAAAGCGCCGGGTCAGGGCGAGAGCAGGAGAAGCATACTTGTTGACTGCTGGCTTGAACCGTTCGGGTGGGGGACCATCGGGGTATTCTATCGTCAAgccaccatcatcgtcatcctcatcctcgtcttcggaATCAGCGGATGTTGGCTTGCGGCGCTTGGTTGCGTGTCCCTCTACCTCTGCACGCGGCGGCGAGGCAGGCTTGGATGGAGGTAATGTTGCGGGATTCTGCTTGTTTTGGGCTgactttcctcctcttcccctgcCAGCAGGGGCGTTCTTGGCAGG includes the following:
- the rid-1 gene encoding RIP defective produces the protein MAEQNPFVIDDEDDVIQIHDEEEVEEEVAEVIDITEDDIEPSELDRAFGSRPKEETLPSLLLRDQGFIVRPGMTVELKAPIGRFAISFVRVNSIVKVRQAHVNNVTIRGHGFTRAKEMNGMLPKQLNECCLVASVDTRDPRPWREQAILDINPENVLTTRELRVTNAQFPRYRDKSADMAIKRQQVKDMGILVCRYSYVEYRHVDKPREWSFIRVEENEADEGFRLSDDVLVNGWRGGKVPGGSFLPAGQEHGHGHVHNVDDLTSTLPSLTARGPKQVPSDQKYTAGDTFAGAGGASRGITDAGVHLEFCVDNWEHAVASLNANFQGQDTTTYDIDMHNFIVNKEIRHRVDILHLSPPCQVWSPAHTRPGQNDERNLAILFSCTHLIEKIRPRLFTVEQTFGILHPRLDNFFQSLVHGFTDHGYSVRWKVVNFSHYGLPQPRRRLIMIGAGPGEKLPPFPSPTHGNGLKPVTTARQALAAIDGRRRYPLHQPYLQPFPTRKAHWDGDKPLPYTVTCGAAENYHWSGLRQFTPQEYALLQGFPMHHKFAGNYIKKQIGNAFPPIFVKLLYKHLVECLDKRDNIIRQAQARTEEAAPFQTPRKLVGSVGRNEEDDGEVTFLSSRKRRRQFAAVEVIDNNNRISTHRSKRARRLVGNTPPCQQAAAAQAKQKTIIDLDEDISNLDLDQDRDDDRSDTATIRESSVEVEASPRVSPVRRHPAAPPSSHLPLGPAGLTNPIQGGPSTSTSTRTGSKASSSSQQQTHHNNMQGETVRRKLFFAVPPSRTEPFSSPSSTSSTSSSTTASSSAAGSSNGSNSSSPVVKKENQKGTRKEPMELFDD